The sequence atatatattatattatgaactcttgctgatAGTAATTCACAAATTTTCTACAAACAGAAATGCAATCACAAAAACGTTTTATATGGTACCATTTCACCACCAATACATAAGCAGCTCACATGATCCCCACCTGTACTATTATTCCTTTATCAGAGTACTCATAACGAAGAGCTGAACTGAAGTAGTCCATGAAAATCTGACCAATGAAATGTGAAGTGTTACATCACACCACCCCTCGTTACCTTGGTACCAGAATACACGGTCAGTAATGGTAGGGGGTTGAGGGCACACATCGATGACATGTTAACTATTATACCTCTCTTCCTAATATGGAAAAGATATCAAAAGATATTTACCCATTTGGTGCTACTCCTCAGTTAACTTAAGATTATTTATGAAGAATTCAAAAAGCTGCATACTTGATTAGAAGATACACTCTATTAAAATGGCTACATCTCATtagcaaatatttatttaacggTTGCTGTGATCATCCCCAAGGTAATGAATGGTGTGGAGTATACCAGTTGCTGCAAGTTCTGAACTATCATAACTACATGCTGACAATACAATTGTTGTATAACTATGACAATCTGTATCTCTCATCTCAATATGAGACTGCTCAATTGCTCTAAAAAGTTTTTCTCACAAAAAGTTGACGAGCACTGAATAATTATAGGCATTATGCACAAGGCAAAACTAAGACAAAATGAAGAGTTTACATCTTTAgctacagttacagttacaccagttctagttacttttacagcaAAAATATTGTGAGCTTTTGTGAGCTTATGAGATGAGTACAAGGGAGTCTTTCACCTCAAACATTCATCTTGGTATACAAAAGACTCCTCCAGTAGCTACCATCACTGTACACTGTGTTTCCACATTTTCTACACCTCATGTCCACGTACAATGAAACACTGGTTAACCAAATGTGTTCTGTTTTACATGAATTGTTTTCTTTAGGTTTATTTGTTTACGAAAATTTCGGTGAACCTGATTAAATTTTAAACCATGAAATTTGAAGCTGTATGGTATATTGTTGTGTTCTAGGGAACTCATATACATTGCTCAGGCAAAAATGCAAGTTTAGCTAGGGCCCTGTGGTGTAGCTTATATTTTAAAGATAACATTTCTAAATATAGGTATTGTCCTTACATGGCCATAGATACAAAGTATTGATTGCAAATAAAGGAAAAGCTAAGTCTACCACTACAGtaaacatataattataatttaacACTACAACATCTTAGTATTACCCACACTtatagtatttgtatttttGATATTTCAGTATTGCTCATGGTTTGGGTTTTGAGGCCTGATATATAGCATTGTGGATCACCATATAGCATTGTGGATCACCATATAGCATTGTGGATCACCATATATACTTGATGAGCTTGTCAGATATAGCATCTAGCTTGCTTCAGTTTGTTCTTATAAacactaataataaaatatgGTGAGATTTTAATTTGATGATTTTGTAAGCATCCACCAAATCGCTAATTTTAACAAAAATTTGCACATACAGTATTGCAGAGTCCTACATGTAACTCTGTTGATGGCAATTGATGTCAGTCCAACATGTTAAATGATATTCTATAACACATCTTGTAAAAACCACTTCCATATATCCTTCAAATATAGAATACACCTTAATTGTTGTTTACAACAATGTTGTGGTTGAAACTGACCTTATCACTCAATGTGTTATACGTACGGCAAGTTGATTACTcaaataataatagtattaatCTGGGAAAAGATACTTATAAAATTGCAAAGTGTGTACAATCAAAGATCACACTAATAAATTATGTACCATTCTAATAGAAGGCACACTTCAAAAAATTCTCTAACTGAGCAGTCGTTTTGGTACAATTTTGAAGTTCGTAGACTCATTACAAACCTTTGGATACCACACAGCTACATAAAACTCTACTCCAGTCACTAAAACTATACATGCAAATTTTCAGGGGACGTTTGTGTGCAAACTACGTAGCCAAAGATTATTCTTCAAGAACTCCTGCACCATTGCACAGTAAAGCATACATTTTTTTAAAGACAACCAAACAACCATCATCAAAATGTGCAAATACAATCTTTAGAAATATAAGCCTTGCAGTATAACTTACTTGTCAACCATGTCTGGTAAAATCATCTTTGACATCTAAAAAAATCTAGCCAATCAAAGCATAGATACAAAGCCACACCTACCATTACAGCAGAAGCCATATTAACATTAATTAATTGCCATAACCTATCCTCTGTAACTTGATCAAAGTAATTTGGGTACTCATAGGTCACTCCAACATTGTTGATGAGAATTCCAATCTCCAATCCTGATAACTCTGTTCTGATTCCATCATAGATGTCTTCTCCTCTACTACTAAAATCCACCACTACTATTCTCACCATAACATCATATTGGTCCACTGGTAACAGGCATGGATCACACTTAATAGTAAGgttagacacacacacacacacacacacacacagacagacactacactacaccacgcACTACgcagacacagacacactacactcacacagacacactacactcacacagacacactacactcacacagacacacacacacacacacacacacacacacacacacacaaaagcaaagccttcagctgctgctAGCCGGTCACGCTGCCCAGTGGCCAGTGCTGGGgcacctgtgcgctactcaggtgctgtGGGTCAGCCCAGGTATgacctcctggggcaggactagtaacccgcaggagcctgtaccatgtctcacagttgaAGGTGTGTGCACCCAAAGTCTTACCTGGATCTTCAACTGCTATATgggacatggacagttgagcatttgcttccccagttgacaccaggccaccaggtctccattttaacagctgggaagactggagcaatgtgagtaaagtttcttgctcaaggaaacaacaacaccaaagtggctcaACCGGgaattgaacctggaacctATCAATTACCAGGCGGacgctctagccacttggctatgctgccccaccacacacacacatacacactacactacacacacacactacactacacacactacacacacacacacaaagcaatataTCATTTAGATGATGTAATATCATAATAATCACCAAATTTAGGTGGTGAGACATTGTAATGTGGGCAGCAATATGCAACAGCATATAGTTTGAGGGGCAATGTTGCTGAGGTTGAgcagtgtaaaaataatttttcacAAATATGCAAACAATCCCATATGTGATATAACTCTTTTTGCTGTTTACCTCAAAAAAGCAAAAATTTCcctcccttgaaatatttaagcTACACAGTAAGCAACATTGATGATGTGATAAGGTTAATTATTGTTAGTTTTATGGTTCAGGTCAGAACATTAGCCTAACCAATGTGGGAGGGCGGCTCATTATTCCTTACAATCTtacatgcacctgactgttttattaaaattagctgaatgctccattagagtatcttgattttccATTAATACTAATCGAGAAGTGAAAGTGTTATTAAATCTCCTCTCCCAATACCGGGGTTGATGTTCAGCTCATCCAGTTTTCCTTTCTGTATTCCTAGCTTTGTACATAGTAAGTTTGTTCTATATAATCATACTGAAAACTCATAACAATGACTAAATTAGGTGGTGAGACATACCAACACTGTCAGGGGATCTGAAACATACATCCAATAAGTGACTCTTtatgggtaggtaaaaacagtggacccggggaccaagcAGCAAGGACCCGGAGACTGCAGAAATccggaattttatacacttcacaatattctatacttgtactaggtacctctgcaagtagtcttacatggccaatccacttccCTCCCCCCGCGGCCGtctcgcacgatgtttacaccaattagaaattataagcacctctgaaaaaagtgtctgaagttgaccgcatttataggccactgcctgctgcacagtaagcatactagtctattatgctgcctagctactagagtagtttaggaacattgtgcaaataCATCATGACGTATGAAGAGCTGCTAGAAGTTGCTTAGCTTGGCTAAGCTAGTAATTGCTCGCCTGCTACACAATGAGCATGCTAGCCTAtcatgtcacctagctactaaagtttagaaacattggcCAAACAAATATTCTGGGGAAATGGCGAATGACCTGtaattaatgcagtcagcttcagacactttttcagaggcgctcataatttctaattggtgtaaacattgtGCGAGACGCCACAAggggggaaaagtggattggacatgcaagactgcttgcagaggtacctagtacaagtatagaatactgtgaagtgtgtaAAATTCCAAGGGATTTCTGCGGGTCCCCggtccccaggtccactgtttttacctacccgcCTTTTATGAGTTTTCACCTCTATTTCAACATCTCAATGATTGTATAGAAGTTATAGATAAACTTGTTTATACAGCTATAGGCATAGCAAAAGGAAGGAAGGCTAGATGACCAACCCCAATATCAGGAGAAGGGATTTTAACCCCTTTAAAAaaatcaagacactctaatagagcattcagctaactctTAATAAATCAGTCAGGTATATGTAAGATTATATAATTACCATATTTTGATGGGGGAAATTTTTGATGAGGGAAATTTTTGATGATTTCACAATTTGGGGATTACCAGTTTTTATCAACCTCAAAAAATTTCCCATTTATAAACGGTAATGAGCCACCCACCTGTATTGGTTTAGGCTAGTGCTTTCTAATCTGAAACATAACAATAAATGGCCTAAGTGatgataaaaaaatttaacaagTTTGCATAACAATACACTCACATATTTCCTTCTCGACGTTCCTCAACTTCTCCTCAGATCTACTCACCAAGACCACATTAACTCCACACCTTGCTAACTATACACAGcaattatgcacttgtcaatttcatgccccaccacccccccgaacgtccccacaccccaagtggggatttgacattgcttcttgtccctaCCCTTGGGGCAATTgcccaattcactgaccgatttttggtagttgcatttctaaacaataaaattgcattcgctataattttactagctacaggtgtattagtctcgcgtgccagacggtttgtgtgggggtggcaaataaaccgtctggtcactgttgcacattttccgtgaactcactggaatgcaattagattacatcacggtaTTGTTTTGCACCAAGTATAATCATTCCAATCACCTCTGTGAGCAGACTAGGACGATAATCGTACTAGTAATGTCACTGGTGACATATTCAAAACATTGTTGAACGTCTTCCTCGACAATTCCACCATTTCACAAATCTGTAGTGAACCATAATCTTTCTTATACCAATGCTTctaagagccctgtactagggaaacaaatATCCTAAGCCCATGGAGTTAttaaactttcgaaaaagtgatctgtaacagagattcagttctttattacactaagaatttgtattattagtgtttGTTTCGTCACATAGTCCACGGAGccatctgattggctctgccaacattctggCAGTGGTCCTGGAATGTGTGCAATGGTTTATTTactgcccccacacaaaccgtctggcatgcAAGACTACAGGTGTATTACTAGTCACATACATGGATATttgcttagtcatccttgaggtgttgtcaaccCTACTAGGGGGTGGGGATTTGTCGAATCCCCTGTGTTCCCCCCACCCAACAAGTGTATTATCATCTTTAGTGACGACACTACTCACTTCCAGTGCGTAACCTCTGCCTATTCCATCAGAAGCGCCAGTCACAACTATGATAAGCGTGTATCACTACCGAGCAGCATAGATAGACACTATGCTAGCAGCTACTCACCAGCCCAGCCATAGGATTTGAGGTCAACTTTGAATAGTCCAGTGAGGAAAAACGCTTTAGTACCACTCCATAATGATAGTAATGACCATACCATCAACCTCAACAAGTACAACACTCCTACTAAAAACACGATGTTCCGTATCGTCGGGTAGTCCTCAGTTAACATCTGtacaataccacaatcaaaatgtTTTGAGTTCTGTGGGGCGTGGTAAGAACCAGTCAGCAGGCCAGTCACAGTAATCTGGGCTTGTATATTCCTCGCTGTTTCAGGTTCACAAAAGACTCTCGTCTGACCTCGCAGATAATAGGATCTGCAAGGACGGGATTACACCATGCAGGGGTTTTCCCCTTGGGTATTTACTAGTGGAGCTGAGAAAAGCGCGTTAGCTGTCAATGAGCACGCTGTGGCAACCAGCGGGCATTATACTGCTTCACATCTCACCAGATTGTTTTGATGGAGCATTCTTGGCCAGTAGTAATCTCGTGAGTAGCTGTGCCCAGTCGGCTAGCTATTGTGATCGTTGTAAATGTCACTTCTTGCTGGTGTTTGGTACACGCCCAGAACATACAGCAGTGAGACGTATGGAAGTGAAAAAATCATCTGATCGGTTTGCTGCAAACTTGTTGTTTCTACGTCGTCTAAAGGCAGTAGTGAGTGGCCATTGTAtgataatgcacttgtcaatttcatgccccacccccacacccccgggcgtccccactccccaagtggggatttgacattgcttcttgtccccacccctggggcaattggcagttgtccaattcactgactgattttcggtagttgcatttctaaacaataaaatcgcactcaCCATAATTTTACTGGCTACAGGTTTATAcgaggtttattactagtcatCCTTGAAGtcttgtcaaatcccctactagggggtggggatttgacagccaattttgccccagtagtggggaatttgacaccatgatttgtcaaatcccctgtactTCCCCACCctcccgggggtggggcatgaaattgacaagtgcataatagTGAATGTGTAATCTCAGTGGCTTCAGTCTATAACTATGATACACGCTATAATTTAGTTTCTGTATGTCATTCATTTATTAATAATGTTTCTGTCTCTTGATAAAATGGTGAATAGTCTTGTGTGATATAACCCTAAgctgtatatgtgtatgtgtttccCCTCTCCTGTAAGGAAGAATGGCTAAAGCCGATTGCAAGGAggttaaacaataaatcaaaccAACAGTTAGATGGCTCCCTGGCTTGCTACAGTGCTGC comes from Dysidea avara chromosome 4, odDysAvar1.4, whole genome shotgun sequence and encodes:
- the LOC136252640 gene encoding inactive hydroxysteroid dehydrogenase-like protein 1; amino-acid sequence: MLTEDYPTIRNIVFLVGVLYLLRLMVWSLLSLWSGTKAFFLTGLFKVDLKSYGWAVVTGASDGIGRGYALELARCGVNVVLVSRSEEKLRNVEKEILDQYDVMVRIVVVDFSSRGEDIYDGIRTELSGLEIGILINNVGVTYEYPNYFDQVTEDRLWQLINVNMASAVMMSKMILPDMVDKKRGIIVNMSSMCALNPLPLLTVYSGTKIFMDYFSSALRYEYSDKGIIVQNILPCYVATRMSGIRRPSFFTPSPTDYAHDAIATIGIQEITYGTLAHAIQTFLMVRFPEWFFQLVTFRILDNTRKRSIRKRQKT